From one Culex quinquefasciatus strain JHB chromosome 3, VPISU_Cqui_1.0_pri_paternal, whole genome shotgun sequence genomic stretch:
- the LOC6033030 gene encoding protein maelstrom homolog, whose protein sequence is MAPRRHNKNRQPKGPYYFFMMEYKKKKEAEGYTFRGGAFELQSKASPHWNRMSHEEREPYQKMAQQHREFLRENGERYTSQGVPLSVVEAEQKAKEQKADTIKNTIAGMLDAGVASNELEKVEFFFISFAYFCVTSNGTYIPAEMGLVRYSLRDGVKDRLHMFIDPGKLPLGFSYDAKVHSESDHGLPIPPDAMGEKDNDEIVLRLFNFLSQGEKMPPLFTETTEIKMVENILKGILTQANMDENTLLVCPLSELFYQLKRATESFGMDIKTFPSVHIAQAIIQKDVYEYSKDISCDFHEEKGNGKYCPLSKCVRWAFIISDSCCLDLSIEMKPGRHLPLNADTDLCNTTAIGDTSSYISTQFDNCSFVSSSEVTHLTNPKLSKLPKSHYEKYDDDRMKDRYMSSRPSSSAASSSYSERVKVKDEYPALNDSMASSSSRTRDSRTPWGAASSSYRRDPSPSSRSTRDYSPSSRSTRDRRDRDYDRYRRDSPDRRRDERSSSSRRERDRYRGRDESPDYTRGGRGSPDYTRGGRASPDYTRGGGRIKQERRSPDSSDRPSTSSARPSGGYGRGSLVAPPEPPRSPPGSDAFSSKDFPELGAVRSAGRGQLSK, encoded by the exons ATGGCCCCGCGAAGACACAACAAGAACCGGCAGCCCAAGGGCCCGTACTACTTCTTCATGATGGAGTACAAAAAGAAGAAGGAAGCCGAGGGTTACACGTTCCGGGGCGGTGCCTTCGAGCTGCAGTCCAAGGCGTCCCCGCACTGGAAT AGAATGTCCCATGAGGAGCGCGAGCCGTACCAGAAGATGGCCCAGCAGCACCGGGAGTTCTTGCGAGAGAACGGCGAGCGGTACACGTCCCAGGGCGTTCCGCTGTCCGTGGTCGAGGCGGAACAGAAGGCCAAAGAGCAGAAGGCGGACACGATTAAGAACACCATCGCCGGCATGCTGGACGCCGGAGTGGCCAGCAATG aGCTTGAAAAGGTGGAGTTCTTCTTCATCTCGTTCGCGTACTTTTGCGTGACCTCCAACGGCACCTACATTCCGGCCGAGATGGGCCTGGTGCGGTACAGCCTGCGGGACGGCGTCAAGGACCGGCTGCACATGTTCATCGATCCGGGCAAGCTGCCGCTGGGCTTCTCGTACGACGCCAAGGTCCATTCCGAGTCGGACCACGGATTGCCGATTCCGCCGGACGCGATGGGCGAAAAGGACAACGACGAGATCGTGCTGCGGCTGTTCAACTTTTTGTCCCAGGGAGAGAAGATGCCGCCGCTGTTTACGGAGACGACCGAGATTAAGATGGTGGAGAACATCCTGAAGGGCATTTTGACCCAGGCCAACATGGATGAAAACACGCTGCTGGTTTGTCCGCTGTCGGAGTTGTTCTACCAGCTGAAGCGCGCCACCGAGAGCTTCGGAATGGACATCAAGACGTTCCCGTCGGTCCACATCGCCCAGGCCATCATCCAGAAGGACGTGTACGAGTACAGCAAGGACATTTCGTGTGACTTCCATGAGGAAAAGGGCAACGGCAAGTACTGCCCGCTGTCCAAGTGCGTCCGCTGGGCGTTTATCATCTCGGACAGCTGCTGTCTTGATCTGAGCATCGAGATGAAACCAGGCCGTCATCTGCCGTTGAACGCGGACACGGATCTGTGCAACACGACCGCAATCGGGGACACCAGCTCGTACATCAGCACTCAGTTCGATAACTGCTCGTTCGTTTCCTCGTCGGAGGTCACCCACCTCACTAACCCGAAGCTGTCCAAGTTGCCCAAGAGTCACTACGAAAAGTACGACGACGATCGCATGAAGGACCGCTACATGTCCAGTCGTCCCTCGTCCTCGGCGGCCAGTTCCAGCTACAGTGAACGTGTCAAG GTCAAGGACGAGTACCCCGCGCTCAACGACAGcatggccagcagcagcagccgaacCCGTGACTCGCGAACCCCGTGGGGAGCTGCCTCGTCCTCGTACCGCCGCGACCCCTCACCGTCGTCCCGGAGCACGCGCGACTACTCGCCATCATCCCGGAGCACGCGCGACAGACGCGACCGCGATTACGACCGGTACCGGCGTGACTCGCCGGACCGCCGTCGGGACGAGCGCAGCTCCAGCAGCCGGCGCGAACGCGACCGCTACCGTGGCCGCGACGAATCGCCCGACTACACCCGCGGAGGTCGCGGCTCGCCGGATTACACCCGCGGGGGTCGCGCCTCGCCAGACTACACCCGCGGCGGCGGCCGCATCAAGCAGGAGCGCCGTTCGCCCGACTCGTCCGACCGGCCGTCGACGTCGTCCGCGCGACCCTCCGGAGGCTACGGCCGGGGTTCGCTTGTGGCACCGCCGGAACCGCCACGCTCGCCGCCGGGCAGCGACGCGTTTTCGTCGAAAGACTTTCCCGAGCTGGGCGCCGTCCGGAGCGCGGGCCGCGGCCAACTTAGCAAGTAA